ACGCAATTACAGATGATAAAGTAATTGAAAAAATTAAAGAAGTTGTAAGCTTTGAATTTTAGAAAGGAAAATAATGAGTATTAAATCAACACCACTTGTTAGAGCGTTTGCAAAAAAAGAAAACGTTAATCTTGAACTTGTTAAAGGTTCAGGAATGGGCGGAAGAATTAAGCTTCAAGATATAAAAGATTTCCTTGCAAATCAAGCAGCAACACCTGCTGGTGCTTCAAGCGCAATCAAAGAAGCTCCAGCACAAGTTGCTCCAACAAAACCAGTAGCAACAGGAGTTCCATATAGCGAACCAGTTACACCTATTAGAAAAGCAATTGCTCGTGCTATGACTAATTCATGAGACAATGTAGCTTATGTAAACTTAGTTCATGAAATTGATATGAGTGCTTTATGAGACTTACGTAGTTCAATTAAAGATTTAGTTCTTAAAAGTGAAAATGTTAAATTAACATTCCTTCCATATATTCTTAAAGCTATTTCAATTGCCTTAAAAGAATTTCCTAAATTTACAGCTAAATACAATGAAGCTAAGAGCACTTTAGATTACCCAGGAATTGTTAACTTAGGATTTGCAGTTGATACTGAAGCTGGACTTATGGTACCAGTTATTAATGATGCTTCAAATTTAAGCATTCTTGAATTAGCTAAAGAAGTTGGACGTTTAGCCAAAGCCGCTAGAGAAAAAACAATCAAACCAAACGAAATGAAAGGTGCAGGATTCACTATTACAAACTATGGATCAGTTGGTTCATTGTGAGGAGTGCCTGTTATTAACTACCCTGAAGTTGCTATTGCAGGAGTTGGTGCTATCGTTGATAAACCAGTTGTAAAAAATGGTGCTATTGTGCCAGGAAAAGTTATGTATCTTACAGTAGCTGCTGACCACCGTTGAATCGATGGAGCAGAAATTGGAAGATTTGCATCTAGAGTTAAAGAACTTTTAGAAAAACCAGAAGTTTTAGGAGTGTACTAGATAATGTATAAATTTAAATTTGCAGATATTGGTGAAGGACTTCATGAAGGGGTTGTTGCTGAAATTTACAAAAAAGTAGGTGACACAGTTAAAGAAGGAGATTCTCTTTTTTCAGTTGAAACAGATAAAGTTACTTCAGATATTCCTTCTCCAGTTGATGGAAAAATTGTTAAAGTTTTAATGAACCAAGGTGATACAATTCACGTAGGTCAAGAAATTTACGTAATTGACGATGGTAGCGGTGATGATGTTGAAGCTGCAGCACCAGCGCAAGAAGCTCAAGCCCAAAGTGCACCAGCTAGCGAGGGAGCTCACGAATTTTATTCATTTAAATTTGCTGATATTGGTGAAGGACTTCATGAAGGGGTTGTAGCTGAAATTTACAAAAAAGAAGGTGATACAGTTAAAGAAGGAGATTCTCTTTTCTCAGTTGAAACAGATAAAGTTACTTCAGATATTCCTTCTCCAGTTGATGGAAAAATTGTTAAAGTTTTAATGAATCAAGGTGATACAATTCACGTAGGTCAAGAAATTTATGTAATTGACGATGGTAAAAAACACTCAAATGCTGCAGTACCAGCTGCTAAAACTTCAGGTGGTGGAGCAAGCGTTGTTGGAGTTATGGAAGTTAATGATGATCTTTTAGACTTTTCATCTCTTTCTGCTTCATCTTCATCTACAAGTGCTAAAGCAGAAGTTAGCGCTCCAAAACAAGAAGCTGTGTCAGCAAGTAGTGATTCTTCATTTGACGAAGGTAAAGCTTACACAGGAGCAATCGAAGAAGAATTTGATGTTATTGTTGTAGGTTCAGGTCCTGGTGGGTACTTAGCAGCTGAGGAAGCTGGTAAATCAGGTCTTAAAACAATGATTGTTGAGAAAAAATACTGAGGTGGTGTATGTCTTAACACAGGATGTATTCCAACTAAATCACTTCTTAAATCAACAGAAATTATTTCAGATATTAAACACGCTGAAAAATATGGTGTAGTTGCAATTAGCTCAATTGATAATGAAGCAACTTGAAAATCAATGCACGAACGTAAAGCTGGAGTTGTTTCAAAAATTTCTAAATCAGTTGAAATGTTAATGAAATCATCAAAAGTTAAATCACTTTTTGGTGAAGCTAAATTTGTTGGTGCTAGAGAAATTGAAGTTAACTCAAAAGTTTACCGTGCAAAAAACATTATTTTAGCAACAGGATCAACAGCTAACCAATTAGCAATGCTTCCAGGATTTAAAGAAGGATATGACAACTTAGAAATCATTACTTCTGAAGAAGCAATTAACTGAGATAAATCATTACCTAAAAAAGTTACAATCATTGGTGGTGGTGTAATTGGGCTTGAATTTGCTACTGTTTTTGCAACAGCAGGAGCTGAAGTTACAATCTTACAAAATACAGATAAACTTTTACCAATGAACGAACCTGAAGTTGCTCAAGAAGCAGCTAAAATGCTTGATAAAATGGGTGTTAAAGTTCTTTACAACGCTCAAAGCCAAAAATACGAAGGTAAAAAATTATATGTTCTTGTTGACGGAAAAGAAACAGTTCTTGAACAAGATATTATCCTTACAGCAACAGGTAGAAGCGCAAATTCAAAAGGACTTGCAGAAGTTGGTGTAAAACTTGGACAAAGAGGCGAAGTTATCGTCGATAAACACCAAAGAACAAATGTTAGAAACGTATATGCAATTGGGGACGTAACTGGACAAAATATGTTAGCTCACGTTGCTTATGCACATGCTCTTGTAGCTGTTTCACACATTCTTGGTGATGAAGAAAAAGGAACATACAAACCAAAAGGAATTCCAGGATGTATTTATACAACACCAGAAATTGCTTTCGTTGGTCTTACAGAAGCTGAAGCTAAAAAACAAGGAAGAAATGTATTTGCTTCAAAATACTTATTTGAATACTTAGGAAAAGCTATAGCAGCTTCACATACAGAAGGATTTATCAAATTAATCGTTGATAAAGAATTTGGTGAAATTTTAGGTGCTACAATTGTTGGGGCAAATGCTACAGATTACATTACAGAAGTTCTTTTAGCTATGGAACAAGAAGTGACTGTACACGAAATTGCTCACACAATTCACCCACACCCAACATACAACGAAATTATTTGAGAAGCAGCACGTAGTGCAAGCTTAAAATTAGATCTTGAAAAACACAAAAAATAATTCAAAATCATAATCAAAACACTGCTAAAAGGCAGTGTTTTTTGCGCATTTATCCTGAGTTTCCAAGTTGCAATGAAGAAAAAACGAATACACCTACAAATAAGGTGTATTCGTTTTTTATGCTTTTAAATTACAATGATAGAACATCAACTTCATATTGAAAATCACTATATATTTTGTTTAATTTTTTATGTTCTGGGTCTAAATTATTCTTGATTTTACTTATAACTTTACAATTTACAGTCTTTGTTGTGATTGTTATAAGTTTCATGCATTTATAAACATATTCATTGTGAGTTTTTGACTCTCTCCATTATCTTTATAAAATTTCTTTAATTTATAAATGCAATATTTAGAAACAATTAGAGGCAAAAGTATAAAAATACATGAGATTGAATATGCTCGTCTTTATAAACGTACATCGGTCTAACTTCGATTGCTGATTTTGAGGTTATGAAACCTTCTTCCACTTTTTGTTGCCCTTATATATTTCATTTCCTTCTTTTGAATCTATGTTTCTTATGTTGGTTTCAATCACATAAAAGCCATCTTCATTAGTTACTTTTTAATTTTTCGATATTTAATCTTCCGATTTTTTTACCATTCTACATCCATATACTTTTTTTATATTCAGGAACCAAAGCACTTAATGGCAATTCACCGTTAATAGACTTTTTCTCCAATTTATTAATAAGATTTTGTCTTTTTATTTTGTCTAAAGTTTGTTTTGCATGGCTAAAATAGACAGATTGTTTTCTAAAGGTATCACTATATCTTTTTTTATTTTTGTTTTTAGCTCAAACAGATTGGACGAATCTAGATTTAGTAAAATAATCATATTATATTTCCTTGCAACAATAAATAAACTGTAATTTTAGGGAATTTTGCATTAAATTATTGCGCATAATATTAGTTAAATTTAGGTTAATTTCATA
This genomic window from Mycoplasmopsis gallinacea contains:
- a CDS encoding 2-oxo acid dehydrogenase subunit E2, which translates into the protein MSIKSTPLVRAFAKKENVNLELVKGSGMGGRIKLQDIKDFLANQAATPAGASSAIKEAPAQVAPTKPVATGVPYSEPVTPIRKAIARAMTNSWDNVAYVNLVHEIDMSALWDLRSSIKDLVLKSENVKLTFLPYILKAISIALKEFPKFTAKYNEAKSTLDYPGIVNLGFAVDTEAGLMVPVINDASNLSILELAKEVGRLAKAAREKTIKPNEMKGAGFTITNYGSVGSLWGVPVINYPEVAIAGVGAIVDKPVVKNGAIVPGKVMYLTVAADHRWIDGAEIGRFASRVKELLEKPEVLGVY
- the lpdA gene encoding dihydrolipoyl dehydrogenase, yielding MYKFKFADIGEGLHEGVVAEIYKKVGDTVKEGDSLFSVETDKVTSDIPSPVDGKIVKVLMNQGDTIHVGQEIYVIDDGSGDDVEAAAPAQEAQAQSAPASEGAHEFYSFKFADIGEGLHEGVVAEIYKKEGDTVKEGDSLFSVETDKVTSDIPSPVDGKIVKVLMNQGDTIHVGQEIYVIDDGKKHSNAAVPAAKTSGGGASVVGVMEVNDDLLDFSSLSASSSSTSAKAEVSAPKQEAVSASSDSSFDEGKAYTGAIEEEFDVIVVGSGPGGYLAAEEAGKSGLKTMIVEKKYWGGVCLNTGCIPTKSLLKSTEIISDIKHAEKYGVVAISSIDNEATWKSMHERKAGVVSKISKSVEMLMKSSKVKSLFGEAKFVGAREIEVNSKVYRAKNIILATGSTANQLAMLPGFKEGYDNLEIITSEEAINWDKSLPKKVTIIGGGVIGLEFATVFATAGAEVTILQNTDKLLPMNEPEVAQEAAKMLDKMGVKVLYNAQSQKYEGKKLYVLVDGKETVLEQDIILTATGRSANSKGLAEVGVKLGQRGEVIVDKHQRTNVRNVYAIGDVTGQNMLAHVAYAHALVAVSHILGDEEKGTYKPKGIPGCIYTTPEIAFVGLTEAEAKKQGRNVFASKYLFEYLGKAIAASHTEGFIKLIVDKEFGEILGATIVGANATDYITEVLLAMEQEVTVHEIAHTIHPHPTYNEIIWEAARSASLKLDLEKHKK